The nucleotide sequence CAGTTGCTCAGCGAGTCCTGCTGGCCTCGCGACCTTCACAAGAGGCTTCAGTGGTGGCCGGATACACACGGAAAAACACTCACAACCAGCTTTTCCGCCTGCTCACATGTCCATCGAGGACTGCCGCGGCTTTGATGAGGTGAAGGCCCTCTTCCAAGAGCTAGGGCTTGACATTCCCATTCTGCACCATGACGAGAAAGCCACCgtcgaggaggtgctggacctTCTGAAGGAGAAGATGGGCATCACCGCGGTGGGCACCAAGACACTCTTCCTCAAGAGCAAAAAAGGCGACCTGGtgatggcgacggcgctcAAGTCAACCGCGACAGAACTCAAGTTCATTCAAAACGTTACTAACACCAAGGACCTGCGCTTTGCCTCCAACGAGGTGTTGCATGAGtgcctcgccgtcgtgcaGGGATGCGTCACGCCGTTCCCACTCCTCAACCACACAGAAAACCGTCCCATTACGCTCCTACTGGACACCTCAATGGCGCAcagcacgcagctgctcgcctTTTGTCTGTGCCGTAACGATTACACCGCCGCTATCACATTCCAGCAGCTCAAGATGTACCTCGAGAAGATCGGGTACGCGTACAAACTGGTGGACTTTGGTGCTGCCTCGGCGGACGCTGCGGTGACGGacagcactgctgcccctgctgcAAAGCCGAAGAGGGCGGCTGTAGCTGCGGCTACGCCTGCGCCTGCCCCGTCTGGGGAGACGAGGCTCGGCATTGCGGCGAGGCGCGAGGAGAACTTCTCTGCGTGGTACATCGATGTGATCACAAAGGCGGAGATGGTCGAGTACTACGACGTGTCCGGGTGCTACATCATCCGTCCGTGGGCGTACTACGTGTGGAAGTGCGTGCAGAGGTTCCTTGGAGGGAGGATCGAGAGGCTTGGCGTGGAGGACTGCTACTTTCCGATGTTCgtgtcgcgcagctgcctGGAGCGCGAGAAGGACCACATCGAGGGCTTTGCGCCGGAGGTTGCGTGGGTGACGCGTGCCGGCGACACGGAGTTGGAGCAGCCGGTCGCTGTGCGGCCAACAAGCGAGACGGTGATGTACCCGTACTACGCGAAGTGGATCCGGTCGCACCGCGACCTGCCCGTGCGACTGAACATGTGGAACAACGTGATTCGGTGGGAGTTCTCGCACCCGACGCCGTTCATTCGGACGCGCGAGTTCCTGTGGCAGGAGGGACACTGCGCGTgggcgaaggcggaggactgcgcgaaggaggtgctggacATCCTGGAGTGCTATGCGGCTGTGtacgagcagctgctggcggtgccggtggtgcGCGGGCGcaagacggagaaggagaagttCGCTGGTGGGTCCTACACGACGACGGTGGAGACGTTCATCGAGGCTGTTGGGCGCGGGTGCCAGGGCGCGACGAGCCACAACCTGGGGCAGAACTTCGGCAAGATGTTCGACATCCGCTTCCAGGACCCGGAGAACAATGAGCAGACGTTGATCCCGTGGCAGAACAGCTGGGGGCTGTCGACGCGCGTGATCGGCGTGATGATCATGGTGCACGGCGACAACCGCGGCATGGTGATGCCGCCGCGCGTTGCGTCGACGCAGGTGATCATCGTCCCGGTGGGGATCACGAAGGACacgacggaggaggcgcggcaggcgctgcttgCGAGCTGCCGGCAGCTGGAGGGCGAGCTGTGCGAGGGCGGCGTGCGCGCGAAGTGCGACCTGCGCGACAACTACAGCCCTGGGTGGCGGTTCAACCACTGGGAGGTGaagggcgtgccgctgcgcgtgGAGCTTGGGCCGAGGGAACTTGCGGAGCGGTCGCTTGTGGTTGCTgtgcggcacagctgcgcgaAGCAGTCGCTTACGTGGAACGCGCAGACGCCGACAGCggtcgctgcgctgctggaggacgTGCAGGCTCAGATGTACGCGCGGGCGAAGGAGACGATGGAGACGCACCGCGTGCGTGTGACGGAGTGGGCGGAGTTTGTGCCGGCACTGAACCGGAAGTGCCTGATCCTTGCGCCGTGGTGCGGGGCGATA is from Leishmania braziliensis MHOM/BR/75/M2904 complete genome, chromosome 18 and encodes:
- a CDS encoding putative prolyl-tRNA synthetase, with translation MSIEDCRGFDEVKALFQELGLDIPILHHDEKATVEEVLDLLKEKMGITAVGTKTLFLKSKKGDLVMATALKSTATELKFIQNVTNTKDLRFASNEVLHECLAVVQGCVTPFPLLNHTENRPITLLLDTSMAHSTQLLAFCLCRNDYTAAITFQQLKMYLEKIGYAYKLVDFGAASADAAVTDSTAAPAAKPKRAAVAAATPAPAPSGETRLGIAARREENFSAWYIDVITKAEMVEYYDVSGCYIIRPWAYYVWKCVQRFLGGRIERLGVEDCYFPMFVSRSCLEREKDHIEGFAPEVAWVTRAGDTELEQPVAVRPTSETVMYPYYAKWIRSHRDLPVRLNMWNNVIRWEFSHPTPFIRTREFLWQEGHCAWAKAEDCAKEVLDILECYAAVYEQLLAVPVVRGRKTEKEKFAGGSYTTTVETFIEAVGRGCQGATSHNLGQNFGKMFDIRFQDPENNEQTLIPWQNSWGLSTRVIGVMIMVHGDNRGMVMPPRVASTQVIIVPVGITKDTTEEARQALLASCRQLEGELCEGGVRAKCDLRDNYSPGWRFNHWEVKGVPLRVELGPRELAERSLVVAVRHSCAKQSLTWNAQTPTAVAALLEDVQAQMYARAKETMETHRVRVTEWAEFVPALNRKCLILAPWCGAIECEDQVRKDSAEESRAAQAQEVREDARAPSMGAKTLCIPFSQPEPAESHTCICKGCTKAATTWVLFGRSY